A segment of the Lycium ferocissimum isolate CSIRO_LF1 chromosome 5, AGI_CSIRO_Lferr_CH_V1, whole genome shotgun sequence genome:
attatttacttttcttatattttaattaatctaaaatatttagttaatatttttattttttttaaaaaaggagaaaagacaAAGATGgagaacccaaaaaaaaaaaaaagagaagatgaactaaaaagggaaaaggaaatgaagagaagaaaaagacaaaactattaaagaaaacaaaatggaCAGGCAGCAAAAGCCAGTTGGTGCCAGCTACGGCACATGCGTACGTcgggtaaatttttttttttttttttttttttttttggctgagGGGTACTATCGAAATTAACTTGTGAAGGGGTAGTTATGTGTAAATAATTTATCTAAAGCGggcattttatgtaatttttccaaatttttatcCAGTTTGCCTTGCGGCCAAAACTTCAAGTTTTGTTGCATGGATAACATTTTTGACTTTTGACTTTGAAGGTTTGATCATGGGACAAGCGAGGGGACGGATTCAAAAGTTCAAGACCAATCATATTCAAGGTCATTAGGTGTGATTTCCTGTGTTTTAACACAATGTTATCAAATTAGGTGCCTCAGCAAATACATCCTCGGAAATATTGCACGGTAATACATGTCTTCTACAACGACATATAGTAGCCAAGAATTTATGATTTAACTTGAAATGTTACgggtttgaactttgaagacaACATTACCTAATTAAATTCCTCACTTtccatattaataaaaataaatacttaatTAATTTCACCAATAGAACAATATCATTATCAAATGAATGAATAGGTAAAGGTTTTCctagaaaaagaaggaaaaatgaataCCCTATGAATAAAGAGCGAAACAAAAAGTAGGCTGTATTCTATAAGTAGGATTCTTGCCTAGAACTTGCAAAGTCATCCTCAATTTCATTATGCGTCTAGAAGTGTCAAAATACAAATGATTAAAAGCCATTCAATATAAGTGGATTTTTGGTACCCAAGTGTATGGCTgatcacaaaatattttttccatttattttttataaagttTTAGTCATCACTATTATTGGGAATACCCCACTTACAAGGAAAATCTACTCCTCAAATCTTTTTCGAATAGTTTAATTTCTTATCATGTGGATATAGTAATTAGTCACTTCCAAGAGGAACAAAACAGTTGACTCTTTCAAAAACACCTTTATAAGTTGATAGATAGATTTGACCGAATCAACGCTATGTCATTTtcctctcccttttttttccttttaatttttttttttaaaggtggGGAGACCAATCAAAAATAAGCTTATATTAGAAAAACAAAGGTAGAAGAGATGCGGTCGTCTAACAAGCCGACAATAAAAAATAATCctagtatttatttttataaatattagtCAATATGCAGTCTGTAATCACGGTATAATCAGTAGATAGATATAATGCActtattatacatttattatacacttaATATACATCGGTAACAGCTACAAACTGTTACGGCTAGGCGGGCGAAATTTTTTTAGCCGACCGCCTAAAAATGTTAAGATCACAAAAGTGAATAGTGAAAGTTGTCATAAGATGAAAGCAAATCATAAATGTATTATTTTAGTCCTTATTATCAATAAAATGGAGGTACAGCTTATTTAGTCATTTTCATTACTGATATACCCAGTACTTTTCTCTACCAAAGGGTGCTAAATATATGCAGAACTTTTTACAATTTTGAAATACTGCTATTATAAATATTGGCAATACCTTTTTGGCCCTCTTCAATAGGAGTGTCACATAAAACAAGAGGAAGTGAACAGTTAACGGCAGGAAAATTGCATTTTAGATATGTTTCCAACTTTCcattaacttatatacactgGCGGTATAGAGAATCTTCATACAATTCACTGTATTTGACCAAGTTATAGCAGGTAAACcaacattattttccatgtcaGTGATTCCACCTTCTATGAACAGTTACCTGTAGATTTAGAGGTGTCAAAATAGGCTGGcccaacccaacccaacccTAAAGGGTCAAAGAATTAAATGGGCTAGGACGGAgcgatttttttaattgaagggCCCGCAAAAATGAAATTTCAACCCagtactaagtgggccgtaggCTAGACACGTGCAGTTCTTTAAGTTTTTTCGTCTTCCGAATAACATTTTCTAATTGATTTTTGGTACAAtttgaacatgaaacttttgcaATATGAAATAGCAGAAACTTTTGCAATATCAAATAGAATCTTCTACCACCCATTCTTGAGACatcatagaagaaaaaattcaagagaacaaatataaattattatttttaatcactaattcagatcatgttcaaaagaaaataaacataatataaattctaagactaaaaaatattactccactGTCAAATTACTACATAGTAATAAGtacattcttttttctcattactttttatttaatatacttatattttttttaaaattaattaatttattattcttttcttcCCCTCCAACCCCTCAGGTCGTAGCGGGATGCGAGAGAGCAGGCTCACTTATATGGGTCGAAGAAATCTTAATTTCAACCCTACTTAAATAAAGAGTTAAATTGGGCCAGCCTCGCGGGCCAAGCATATTGACCGCTCTACTTATCTTCTAGGTAACTTGGCAATATAACAATTCTTTTACACTATCGTGCATAGAAGTTAAACTCGTGAAAACAACTTACTGTAGGCATTTGATTTACAGCAAAATTCGGGGGTTCCAGGATAACAAAAATTTTACTTGCAGTCTATTATACATCATCTCATGAATCCTCACTTCAATACTCATCTGACACGgtaaacagaaaaagaaaactatACATGTTGTCGAAGATATTGGTACACTTACATGCTAGAAGTTCCTTAAAATTGGATGTTAGTAACTGGCAGGCCAAGAATGCTATTTCCGTCTCTTTAGATAGAACGATGCGAAGCTGAAGGTCTTGGATAATTTGCTACACGAGGCGTCTCTCCTGAACTGCTTCTGCATGACTTGTTGAGCTCGCCACTTGATTGACTGCTAAGCCGATTTAATTGCCCATCCTTGTTAGTATCATTTTTCACGGTATCCTTTGACTCCTGAAGCTGCTCGAGAGCTGTTACTACCTCGTCCATCGATGGTCTCGACTTGGGGTCCACGGCTAGGCAGTTAAGTGCAATGTTTGCTACCTTAAGGGCGCGAGTGAGTGAATATTGTCCTTCAAGACGGGAATCTAGAACACGGAAAACTCTGCGTTTGCTGGTCAAGTATGGTCTTGACCACTCAACAAGATTGTGTTCCCCTTGTGGTCGATTCTTGTCTATTGCTTTCTTACCAGATAGAATTTCCAAGAGAACGACTCCGAAGCCGTATACATCGCTCTTTGCAGTAAGATGACCTTCCAAATAAGAGAAACATATGGAGGTCAGAAACAAGATGTGCCATTTTATTGTGATGAGTAGTGATAGCAATAAACATGACAATTATACAGATTTTCATGTAACTATGAGAGTATGATATTTCGAGTAAAAGAATGCGGTTAGGCGAATACAACTATGGTCcatttaattcaaaaataaaatctgCACATTATGCTCTCATCAGTTCAGATGACATTTACAAGTCAAGACGAGTTGATGAGAATATATCACGTGAAATGTTAGGATCGAAATAATCAGGTGTCGGAAGCTAACAAAGCAAACCTCGAAAGAGGATAAATCagataacaaaagaaaaatataccAGATCAGACACTAATTTAACGTGGTTCGGACAATCGACCTACATCCACAGGCGGAGTGCACCAAAAAGGAGCTATACGAACAATCTTATTAGATGGAAAAGATGGAGTGGAACTGGTTTAGCATGGATGACAAACCTGTTGAAAGATACTCTGGAGCAGCATATCCGTAAGTTCCCATAACCCGTGTAGAGACATGGCTTTTGTCTCCGGTTGGGCCATCCCTCGCCAACCCAAAATCAGAAAGCTTGGCATTGTAGTTCTGTAGATGTAAAGCGTAAAATGAGTGCACTTACACCATGGTCAAAAAGAACGAAAGAGAGCTAAGTGAGTAGTGACCGTTCAACAAGAGATATACTTACTGAATCAAGCAGGATATTAGCAGTCTTGAAATCCCTGTAAATGACACTTGTTTCAGCATTATGAAGAAATGCAAGGCCCCTTGCAGCACCAACAGCAACTTTCATGCGGAGGCTCCAAGAAAGTGCTTCAAAGTACGAGCCTCCTGATTCAAGAAAAACATCATGTTATATAGAATCTAACAAACGTAAGATgaaccacaataaccaaacgtTTTGTAAAATATGAGAGAGATTCAGAACTTACTCCTGAATAAATGATTCTCCATGCTACCCTTAGGCATGAACTCGTAGACTAGAAGCCTGTGATCATCCTCTAAGCAATAACCAATCAATCTTACAAGATTCGGATGCCGTAGTTGACCGAGATAATTTATCTCAGCCTGCAATTTTGTAAGTTCAAGAACAATAAGACACTGAGCTACCCTGCTTGCACAATTTATCTGTCAGTTAATTGGGAATAACTACATTTTGGGATCGCTCAAAAGAAAAACAGCCAGCAAATGTATAGATTTTGTatatcaagtataaatatacattaagaaacatataatatccaaaaatatacataatcagtgtacagattttgtatattttaactCGTGCTCGTAATTAATATTGGCCGAcgggccaaagatgaaaaaagaCAATGAAGCATGCAGATAAACAACATAGCAGTAGTTCAAAACTGCATTCATTCACTCGTACATAACAAACTTGAGAACAGGATAACAGATACTGTCATACTACCATGCAAAGTCAGTAATAAGACTTGTGATTTTCACAATGAAGATGCAGATAGCCGATGTAGTAATGGTTCAAAATCACATTCACTCGTAAATTACAAACTTCAGAAGAGGATGTGATGGATACtacagggaaaaaaaaaaaattctaagatCATGTTGTAAATTGAAGTAGCAAAACTGCTCTCACCAGCCATTCGCGGTGCCCCTGTGCACCTTCTTGGTTCAACTTCTTCACAGCTATCACAATGCCAGCACCGGGTTTTGATGCTAAAAGAGTTTGTTCATCGACCCACCCCTTGAAAACAGAACCAAAACCTCCTTCACCTAGTACACTGTCAGGACGGAAGTTTCTAGTAGCTGCTCGGAGTTCGTTGAAAGTAAATCTCCTCAAGTTGGACGACTGCAAGATCTCACCCTCACTCCTGGGAGTCGGGGGTACGGAGCCTGACGACATTTTGCTATTTGAATTACTAGTATCAGTACCATTTCCACTAACACTTTTAGAACCAACCCCTGAAAGAATCCATCTACATGTTTCAGTCAAATGACACTAAATACAACAAATGAATGCACATTCAATAGCCAATTATTACTACCATCACAACCCACAAATTTCGCTTTACATATACAAGAAAACCTTTACAAcgtttgcaaatgttttttgGAGTTAACTAAAGACCATTGCTTACCAGGCGAAATCCAAACCCTACAGAAAATACTTAAATTAACTAAGAACTTCGTTGCTAATTTGTCGCTAAATTGCTCGTAGCTAACATAATATTTTGATAATCCATCACAAATCCATTGCTAGATAGGATTAGCGACGAATTTGTTATTCAGCTACAGAATTTGTCCGTCGCTAATTcctgttttttagtagtgaaaatTAATCTGCTTCTCAAATTCCCCTCCTTGTCCTCTGCCATTactttttatcatttatttatttttctcttttacttGGAGCAAGCAAGTTCTTTAAATCATGCAGAACCAGAATAAACCAAATTGAACTTCAGGAGCTAATTATAGTACAAGAGCATACAAGTAGCACAAAAAGGCTACAAACTGAAGAACAAAATAATAATGTCAAAACCATATAAGACCAACATAATTCAGTTTTTCTGGTCCCCCCACCCCTACCAACCCCAAGCACAGGAAATCACAGACTAGTACAGTATCAAACTTGTAAAAAGAAGATGGTTAAGTGAAATAAATACCTGTTGTACCAGTATAAATTATAGTCTCAGCCTTGATTTCATTGCTCAAACAAATCCCCATCacagcaaacaaaaaaaaaaacctcaaaaaaatttccaacTTTACAAATAAAAACCAACTTCAAGAATCCATagtaatatacataaaaaccaCTTGCTAGATCTAGTATGAACTCAAAAAATTGCCTCTTTTTTAACTATTTCACCAAGAGCAAATTGCTTAGTTGCAAAGAAAAAAGTAGTAGTGTGAAAGCAAATGGAAGTTACAAAATCTTTCTCTACTGACTTGGTTTGTAGaagtaatcatttttttttaaatttgtggcTTTGAACCAAATTTGAAGTAAAGAAAGTTAGAGGTAAAAGGAGAGGAGAAAAggggattttatttttattatattatgatTACTTGATTCTTGATTGGTTTTCCTAGAAGAAGCCTTTCTTGGACTTTTCAGCTAAAGCCATAGAAGGTTGACTTAGTCTTGTGTAGGACCAAGAAACTCATCAAATTCAAACATATGGGAAAATTATCAGTAAAGTAAGCTTTATTAGTTGATCAGTATATTATTAAAGTATATTATAAGACAAGCCTGTTTAGTGTTGACAGCTGAAgttgaatttttctttatataaacataagcatTTGATAATCGGTATTTATTCACTCGACTAATTCAAGTTTGTATTGTAAGGGACCGATTGAGAGGGAGTACACTTTTTACTGAAGATTTTTCATTTACATGACTCGAACTtgagatttttttaatttaggatTATGAAATCTCATTCATCTCACAACACGTTACAAACGGAGCTACATTGTAAAGAAGGGTGGATCCACATGATGACATGTGGGTTCACGGAGATCAATAGCTTTTATTTAAACCATGTATATGTACTAAAAAATTAACTAAAGATCTATAAATATTCGATTGAATTTcaatttattattgtatattaacttGAACCCTTAAACTTCTAATTCTGAATCCGCCTCTGAGTGTAGGCAGTAGGAAGCAAATTCAATAGATCCAGTGCTTTGGTTCAAATTTTATAGTTACCTTAACATTTCATTTAacgtcaaattatttatttagtaggcatttggccatagattccaaatatttttcgCTTTATTGGTATTCATGAAGTTGGGGTTGAGGATGAAATTGTGTTTAGTTATACTTTTTATAAAGGAGATGAGAagctttatttgaaatttatgaagatGGAATTAGAAAACAGATTTGGAGCATTTTTCTAAATttggaatccaattccaagttgaatttggaaattttgtaaccaaacattaattttcaaataaagtgaaaatttatgcatgaaaaaagtgaataattctcatgccCAAACAATTTAGAACCCAATAATTTAAAACAACTAAAATCTCAAATTTATAAGCTTTAAATCCTAACTCCACATTTATCATGCCCCTAAATGGTCCATAGCTGAAATTGATTTCAACAATTAGTTGGAGATGCTTAGCTGTTGGCTTTTCTAGTGTgatttttttgtcttttgaGGTTGTTGGATTCTCGATGATTAGTCCTATTTTTGGAttatttaatttagttttaaTAACACTATACCATAAACGATTATTATGGCATGATTATTAAAATGTCTTTTGCTTTCTTCCATAACcctttagggcctgtttggaaagccaccctgTAATTGAATGTGAGTGTAATTATACAGTTTTGTATTTGATTGACCACGTAATTACTTGGTCAGCATGtaattgagtgtaattgagGGGGGTGTAATTATACTCTCTAATTTTCATTGTGAGGCTGAGAATTGCGGGTAATTACATGGTGTTATTACAagggttattttttattttctttctttttttgttttattttaatttctattatttttaatttattctttattactattcttttttctttttgattttttattttaactttttaaattatttttttaattttaaatattattctttttaaattatttatctttaatttctttatttctcatttcacAACGTTTACTTAACGTGCCTCTACATAATCTCttacttttgtttctttcttagctatttttatttattttattttatttcacttAGCTATGTTATCattctaattttaaaaattaattataccTCCTAATcgtagaaagaatgagttatcCACAAACTTGACTTATACTAGAGATGTCATTAAATTTGAATTTCGTTTTTCAATATAGATAAACTTAAGTCATACTGAGTGATGTTAGGATTGATAAATTACTTTTTATTACActtttgaataatgttatgaaattatgattataaatattaattttttttgtcaaacatacTGTACGTGATGTCGTTGCAAAATTATGTCTagctaaaaaatttattaattgattcaataaaaatattattttatttgaaatatatatcaatttcttacaatattagttacaaatttaaaattatttaattttatatttttactagATAATATGTATCTTGAATACAATTTGAtagatcatttttttaaaaaaaattgaataatgttatgcCAATATAATGTTTTTGTCAAAAATGCAGTTCATGATGTTCTTATAAAATGTGTGCTTTtagtttttataattaattaaattaaaatattattaatttgaaaatatatatcaattttgttttataatattagttacaaatatataattatatcattaatatattttcaagatatAAAATGTATCTTAAATACCTAAGTTAATATcatataaaggcacatatttgttaaatattaacTTTTGACAATTAAATGAATCTAATTGtataattacacttgtgcaatcAAACTATACGcgtgtaattacactgtaattataTAATGACAAATAACCAGGTCATCATAATTACTatattgtgtaattactaggttgtgtaattactaccctagtaattacaccaattccaataaccaagtggctttccaaacagacccttaaAACAAAATGTGCCCTTTACTTTTGGTCGTGATAATGTAATTATCAAAGTCCCTTGAGATCTACAATTTTAAGATTAAAGTTGTACGGTATTTTCAGATTACACGgccatttaattaattaatatccTATTCTCATTAATGATCGTTTGTTTTTGCTATCTCTCTAAAAAAATGTAACACTTCAAAAgttcaaatcaagaaatagtCTAATAATACAGTAACACTTAAATATAAGAGTTTGATTCCTTCAAAGTAGAAAACGACAATACAGGAACTGCACTAAGGCAATTATTCAACTAGCAAGTATATAGAGTTAATCATtgtattttcgtttttttaacAAATAAATTTTTCTCCAGTAAGACAATATGGTGATCAATAAGTCAAAATTTGAATTATTATGTCATGAACTTGAACCATCATAATAAAGAAAGcgaacatttttctttttaatgttttttagTTTTGAGATATTATGGCTTAGGGGTGACAAGCCTCCTCTATCTCAGGTCGATAttttagaaaaggaaaaaatgattttttttatcgGTATGTTAATAAGGCCCTAAGCTTTTTGATTTCTCTTGCGTGTGCTAGATGAAACATGTTTGTTCATTGGGCAATTAGCACGAATGCCTCATTTTGgggtgttctttaatttttgaaggtggactttaactttttccaaaaaatctagttttcggttcaattataaataaaaatcacaAGATAGAGTTTAGATTCGCCTGCTGGTAGAGTTTTGCATCAAAATTCTATCTGgcgaaattccttttttttattttttttatttttaagcgattccatttacacttaggcgataaaaattaaagactccAATTTAagcaacaaaaattaaagaccataacaaattaaaatcaaaaaaaaaaaagttgttcatTTACTCTTATGCGCCACTCCTCTTACTTTAGGGCAATAATATTTCTATTGAACTTTTGGGTAACTTTTAAAACGAAAAGGACACTACCCAAACAAGTGTGAGTTAATTCTGTGTAAGAAAACCATAAATGCACAcacaatttgaagaaaatatttacccgGATTAgcctatgttttttttttcatgcgtTAGCCTGTCgccatcttcatcttcatcctaGGATACATCTTGCTACGTCACCACCGAGAGGTTCGTCTTCTTTGTAAGGATCCAATATTGATTTTATGCTCAAGGAGTATGTGTAGagggaaaattagggatacaaaagcaaaagagagcttattacaattgagttttttttaagtttttttcgtCTTAAATAACATTTTCTAAGTGATTTTGATACAATTTgaacatattttaatttttttgaatatgaaataatgaatcttctaaattttggtttaatagaagaaaaaattcaagagaacaaatataaattattatgtttaatcactaattcatatcacgttcaaaagaaattaaatataatataaattctaagactAAAAAGTATTACTCTAGTTTCTAATTACTACTTAGTACTAAGtacattcttttttctcattactttttatctttttgtttaatttacttatattttttttaaattaattaatttattattcttttcggtttcggtttcttGAAGTTCGGTTTTGTGAGCGGTTAGAAATGTTGACACAATCCTTTTAAAGGGttgattttcggtatttatgcctaAGTATGTGTATACCTCTATATATAAACACTTTTTGTATaagtttgtataatatttttgtCTAGAccttat
Coding sequences within it:
- the LOC132057140 gene encoding receptor-like cytoplasmic kinase 176, with the protein product MGICLSNEIKAETIIYTGTTGVGSKSVSGNGTDTSNSNSKMSSGSVPPTPRSEGEILQSSNLRRFTFNELRAATRNFRPDSVLGEGGFGSVFKGWVDEQTLLASKPGAGIVIAVKKLNQEGAQGHREWLAEINYLGQLRHPNLVRLIGYCLEDDHRLLVYEFMPKGSMENHLFRRGSYFEALSWSLRMKVAVGAARGLAFLHNAETSVIYRDFKTANILLDSNYNAKLSDFGLARDGPTGDKSHVSTRVMGTYGYAAPEYLSTGHLTAKSDVYGFGVVLLEILSGKKAIDKNRPQGEHNLVEWSRPYLTSKRRVFRVLDSRLEGQYSLTRALKVANIALNCLAVDPKSRPSMDEVVTALEQLQESKDTVKNDTNKDGQLNRLSSQSSGELNKSCRSSSGETPRVANYPRPSASHRSI